atgtgttccaaatgctttacatcttgctgagcacttgactaaagctgatgaaatgttaaattctgatgattttaaaacccagcttagagtcactgcattgagtactaaacatctacaaggtcttcattccaacactcatgcagagctacacaagattcaggagaactttattaaacaggaacaagtttggaaacttgataagaaaaagttcttccaacctaccattgacagggttgcttatattgagaaaactcaagagaagcaacaagctcagattgatcaaattctgacaaatcaagcttctcagcaatcgcaacttactgaaatccagacctcagtggaactacttatctctcttttattacctgctgatgccaaaaagggggagaaggtaattaagtccaaatgcaaaaccaacaagtcactgcaaggacaggatgatggaaaagatgaccaaggaaactctggaatgggtagtggtcatagtcaaggtagaagatttacatcaagacaagctagtcacagaacaagttctgatactgggaaaagaataagttctgctgctggtaaaaggataagttctgatgaacttctagatcttgatgaggaaatgtcaagacagttatttcttcaagaaaatccagggatggacttggaaagtttaaaggaagaagaagccagacttaaatcagagaaagtcacatctaaatctgaagcttctggtaaaaagttacttccaaaacctaaaggcattgtgatcaaagagaggatacatactgaagaaactttggctagatcacaaccacagatagatccaagatccaagggtaaagaaaaggttggtgaacctatcaagccttatgtacctcctgaggaagaagaaattactgatggaaaacataatcttgctctgacttcaagaaaaattcttaaaacaacctctgacatggctcaagttgttcagagtcaagaaattgtaagttctgatattcagaagaagcaagtaacctctgacagtgctcaagttaacttgatatcggaagataaatctaaaacactcctaccaggattcactaaagcaaaacagactcaatctttgaagactactttaagtggttttgaagcaagagtagttactggaaaggaagctagagataaaactggattgggaagtgctgatgaaagaagagtacacaacactactgatgatccaacttccttgagtgaaccaggtattggagcaactcctgagagattgaatcaactagaatctgtacagatggtttaccatacctacttgaaagaatacatcatgttgtatttcatgacagatggtagggtttatcatataagacaaaatgccattccattgaagtattttgaagaattggagcatgtattattcttacttcaagtggatgacagaataacagagactgctgcaaactacttaaaggaacagattcagagacagaaaagactttattctgttaagtctgacagcagatatgttccaaagtacagaaatcacaatggtgatattgttgatatgaagcctaatactgcacagatcagaacatatcttggtattaaggggcttgaattcaatctagagtctaacaaagcttatatcataagactagatcgggagttgagaaaagcaaagattaatgatctcagagctgcaatatttcaaactggtgaagatattgcagagcttaaagatgtcaaacggagaatgattgatgaactcagatatgctgagaaatgtttgttgaagaattatctcagaacaactcctgacatcagagagattggaaaatgatgaagccaagtcgaagatctacaactgcttaaattctgatatttatacaggttgaagttgttatcagaagttgaattggtaaaaactttaaggactgtaagttgtagttatcttgtctatttctcatgcatttgtacttaatatttttgacatcatcaaatatctgttaaacttgtatattttgttaatttacaagttgggggagattgttagatatatttgataatgtcatggctaatatgttttatgtttagatttcagatcttatttgaacagaacaaatcagtacttaactgatcagtacttatactggaagtcagaacttaaggtactggaagtcagaacttaagggatatcagtacttatgttatcaggagatagatatcagaacttaagtgctgaaggacgatcagataaggacagtagctgattaaagttaagaagatcaagataaacataagaagagatatgcatgaagaaggaattccgtgaaggatggaatacttggaatagaagatatctgattgatatattttaggaagcagaattatattccatatcaattagcgaatatcttgtaactgtgtagtatataaacacagaaatagagtttacactagaggtgttatcattatcgagaatattatttattataactctagaagctctcgtgatattttgttcatcactgagagataacagttccagattgtaacagagtttattgtttaaataaagtttgttttctgttacataagttcttgaagtttgatttgattgtaataaacactgtattcaccccctctacagtgaaagtgtgacctaacataaatcTTTCATCCTTTGATATTATGCTCTTTCCTGCTGTCTTCAACTCTTTTgatatactcagatcatagatgttgttgatattattagctccagtaatctttgacatcatctattatatattacaaaaCATAACATAAAACTTAACtaaataaaacaaataattaataactaaatttaagattattcctACAATCACCCCTTAATCTTAAATTTATGAAGCACTTTTCTCCATtttgtgatgcacttctcaccaccatctcttcattttgtgatgcacttctcaccactaTCAAGTTTGATGCACTTCTCATAAAAAACAATTTTGGAGTTCTTCTCTCCAGGGTGCACTTCTCATCCACAACTCTACAGGAGTGGTTCTCCATCGATTAAATGTGCCATGTCTTCTTCGTCCATTTGGGATCTACAATTCTTTGCCAGATGCCCGTATCTTTTGCATTTGAAATATTGTAGCTTTCCTTTGTGCCAACAGTCTTTTTCTTCATGACCCATCTTATGACAATGGTTGCATTGAACTTTGTTGCCTGTGCCTTTTGAGGATGAAGCTTTAGCTAATAGGAGTCCCTCATTTTTCCCTCCAATTTCTTCCTCCCTCATTGATCTCCTTTGGTCCACGGCGTGAAGTGAATTGATCAATTCTGAAACAGTTAATTTCGAGAGATCTTTAGTATCTTCAAGTGAGGAAATTTTAGTTTCATACCTCTCGGGGAGAGTCACTAAAAGTTTATCCACAACTCTTTGACTTGAGAAGTCTCCACCAAGTAATTTGATTTGGTTAATGATGGACATCAACCTACTCCCATATTCCTTGACGCCTTCATTActtttcattctcatcatctcaAACTCTCTCTTGAGGTTCAGAATTTGCATCAGTTTGGTTTGTTGGTTACCTTCTAATTCTTCCTTAATTTTTGTCCATGCTTCTTTAGGAGTATCACAACCCATAATAGCTGTAAAGATCTCTTCCGACACAGCAGAATGTAGACATGAAAGTGCCTTTGCTTCTCTAGCCACTTCTTCATCACGTTTTTTTATTTGGGCCGATGTTGGATTTTGTGGAAGAGGGATTGGCTCAACATCACTCTCAATTGCTTCCCACAAACTCATAACTTTCAAATATGATTTCATTTTGATAGTCCATGAATTATAATGATCTCCATTGAATAATGCAATAGAGACTGAGAAGTTGTTTGATGCCATGGAATATGAAGgataatatatatctatatatatgtatatgtgtattttATAAGAGTCTCACAAACCCTAGAACTTATAGCTCGGATACAAAATGTAGCAAACATAGACCTGTTTATGTGTATACATTGTGCAGAGAAAAGAAAAATAGAATGTTGGGAACTGCACTTCTTCCACTAAACTGAAAGCAACGTACATGAATATATATAAACTGTGCACACACAGGACGTGGCATTAAATTAGGAAACTGAAATCCTAAAATAAAGCAACCACTGATACTTTCCTATTATCCACTATCAGACTTATTCAAACGTAACATAAAACttaactaaataaaataaataattaataactaaatttaagattattcctACAATATTCACATGCTTTTTTTCAAGAATCCGAAGAGAAATTTGTATTAATATCATTATTGAAATTGTTTTCAAGTTTCTTTCGTATACGAttctaatatttttttaataataactTGATAccattgtatattatttttctaaaattaaatattttttcatctcgttaattttttaaaaatattgggTGAACTTgtggaaaaaaagaaaaaaaatattagttgaacttgttaCTCCTTTTAAATTATCGTCTAATATTTTTTTCTTAGATAGTATAACATGGACTAAATCAAATGGTACAATACATTATAGTTTTAACCTTTTtctaaataattcaaaatattagcGTAGTTCCAAATAGTTGTACGATGTTTTCCAGCATTAAATATTATTGTCGTAAAATTATCATTGCTCGACttaattttttttgaaagattggattttataattttttaagtttcatatataaatatatgtgaGTTAAGTTCTACCGAACCCTTATTTTTGTTGAGTACGAGAGTCCACGTATGTTCCACAATTAAATAATACATAAAATATTGTAAAACacattataatgtgaatcatgttCTACAAACATCACTATTTTAATGAAAATATTGCAAATCTAATACATTTGACAAGTTGAACATTGTAGAACATATGATTCTATAGAACATAATTAGTTTGTTGAACATACATCTTCACGTTGTAGAACACGTATATGTTCAACTCGTTTAACATTAATGATACAACACCGTAATATATGTTCATATCATGgagtttattattttagtttttaaattaataaaaaaattaaacatgaACCATTAGATTGGATTGTAATATTAAGTTTAAAAGAAAAAGAGTCCCCATGGATAAGATTACTTATAATAACCATATCAAATTTAGCAATTTAAAATTTAAGATATCTTTCACAAATATCTGAATGCAAAtgtatttttaattaaataatataataaataatctatattttttatgaagaaacatcaaatttcttatcatttttcaaataaCATGTTATTGGAAAATCTAATTTTTACTATTTAGttgtaaataattttttttaaagataaTGAAAAAAATAGGACTTTGGTATCAACTTTTTATAAATTCACCATCGTTGAATAATTTCATAAACATAAACTTTTTTTTATGTAAAACGTTAAAAAAATGATTTAGTATACATTGTAATTTTAACGGATCTTGTGACATCTAATGCCAAAATccaaatatatttaaatattgggtGAATTCCTAAAAACAATAATGTACAACCGATCAGTTAGTAATTTTGAAATATATTATCAATTGAATTGATCGTATATTGACctcgaaaaaataatttttattaatttgaggttttacaaaataatttaaatttactaaacctAGACAATAGCGATGTATTTTTGACCGaccgggtcatgtagtcaaattttgagtaACTTTTAAAAATGGGTAAAGTCATTttgatacatattatcaattgacttgatttgataaaaatctcacaaatattaatttttattaacataagatattacaAAATTTTCCCTTATTTGTAAGATTTTCTCGTCTGATCCGTAATTAAATTTAAATGTAGATAGTGACATTATATATTTGACCGGTTCATGTAGTCATAATGGGTGAATttctgatttcaaattcgaaataaaccGAAATACACTGATTATTTATGACCctaacttatctaaatatgttatatacatatatattctttatatataagtgtatctatttttaaaatttttaaaataataattatatgtacaatttatttattttattaaaaatatatatattaaaaatgcATGAGCTATACTTTTTaaactaaaaattatttaataaataaggtAATGATCCGTTTATATATTATGCTTAACTTCATATcataaattcaaaattttaaaactaattctacaaatattcaaataattatgttttaaacAAAACCAGTAATTATgtttaaacttaaataaattgtCATTATTTATGATACTCGTATATTATGTGTATAATTAAAAACACAAATAACAATAAATTGTTATTATTTACGACACtcacatattatatatatatatattatatatatggttaAAAACATAAATAATAATTTGGTACATTGATAAGAATATTTACATGTGAATGGAAAGATCGCCTTTATTTTACTGAGATTAAAAAATTTCTATTATACATAGAAGATGTTTGTTAGAAAAACGAAATTTATAAGAAATATGTATGTTAAAAAAACCGTCAATTTGTCACCAACCAAAAGGATGAGATGAAATGATGGCAGCACAATTAGTACGAGTAACATTTTTTATCATTCAACGGGGTAGTTGGCATTAGGTAGGTGATAAATAAATCCTGTAGTAATTGGTATGTGAGCAGCCGTTGAGATACGCAACTACTGCGTAGGAATCGTATTAGATATGACACATTCAATTATATTATTTTTGGGATATGCGTTGAAAAATATTGCTCCTGCGtcttatttaattttatatactTATTTTTCAGATGTTCCtcttatttttttatattttaaaatttatttaaaataataaaattttataataataaaattaactATATtcaattacatccaatcctttttccattacaaccattttATATAATAAATCCTCTCTCCGTCCCCGCAAATTCTTTACGATTGATTCGGATATGGaggttaagaaatatgtataaagcaattaaaaagagaaagaaaagtgagtgaagtggtgggactcattgatttttaatatataaaaaaaagatAGTGTAGTAAAAGTAGTTTAAAAGAGGAGGAAAAATGGGAAAGTGGTGAGCCTCATAAACTATTTAAGATAAGTTTTGAAATTTAAAGAATTAGATGTAGTGGAAAAAAATGGTTGGGATAAAGGGAGTAAAAAGATCCGTGTACAAATCAATGGGACGGGAGTAGTATTTAAGCAGTGtggatgaatgtttatatgtgttaaatatttatgaatgatattaaatagatatctaaaaaatattttgttcgagaactaaaaattattttttataaaattttacaCATTTTTCTTGAATATCTCCATaagaaaataaaaatttatatattctATTATTTTAGATAATATATGTAGAGTTTACAAAATTTATATActacttatatttatttaaataaaaaactaaaaaaattaaaataatgtagataatttttttttaaaatctatctatattatataaaatattaaaattcataattttcaTTTGACTgcaataatattcaataaaagtatataaaaaattattaaaaataaattttaattcttaAACACATATATAACAGTATCAAAATTTAGTTTGCATCGACCactatttttctttttttctagACATTTCACTTCGAAATAAGAATTTTAATTTTACTCCCACTTCCTACAATCCGGCCCGAACCTTTGGGACTTGGGTATATAAGTTAAGTTTGATTACTATATGACCTTCAAGTTACTTTAATAGTATTTAACTTGCAGGAGTTTGAAACAAAAGCTCCGTACCTCATATTTTGGTGATGTACCAATAATATTATTAGTCTGTATTTTTAGGAGATGATCTTCTTTGCTTAATTAGCCAACCCCTTCAAATGGGATTGTTGTCCTTTATTTATACTAAGTCCCAAATGGGCTCAATCCTTACAATCtgggccttcttgggctttacatAATGTATTGTGATTGTTCTAGCTATAATTCCTTTGGGCCGTCTTGTTCTGGTCCAACATTtggaattttaattttataaaacccTTTTGAGTAATCCTTTTTACCTTTAGTGTGCATATATAAATTTAGATCCTAGAATTCGAATATGAATTAGAACTGTCAATCTCATAACTATACTATACATGTAAATATGAATTTTATAGTGGTCTTACAGAATCACATATGTGTGCCATGTTAGATTACTAACCTT
The sequence above is drawn from the Apium graveolens cultivar Ventura chromosome 2, ASM990537v1, whole genome shotgun sequence genome and encodes:
- the LOC141689912 gene encoding uncharacterized protein LOC141689912; translated protein: MASNNFSVSIALFNGDHYNSWTIKMKSYLKVMSLWEAIESDVEPIPLPQNPTSAQIKKRDEEVAREAKALSCLHSAVSEEIFTAIMGCDTPKEAWTKIKEELEGNQQTKLMQILNLKREFEMMRMKSNEGVKEYGSRLMSIINQIKLLGGDFSSQRVVDKLLVTLPERYETKISSLEDTKDLSKLTVSELINSLHAVDQRRSMREEEIGGKNEGLLLAKASSSKGTGNKVQCNHCHKMGHEEKDCWHKGKLQYFKCKRYGHLAKNCRSQMDEEDMAHLIDGEPLL